The genomic interval TCATAAGCTGATCTCCCGGAAACGCTTCGAGAACGGCGACAGAATCGCCTGGCGGGGTGTTTACACGTGGTTCGCCGAACCTCTGGCGGACGATGCGGGCCTGTTTTGCTACGAAGGGGCGGTCGCCGGACGCCGGGCGCTGTTCCTCGATGTCCGGGTCGCCTGCAGCCGGATGCTGGAGCTGCCTTCGGGGCTCGACGCGCGGCGGTTCGATCTGCTCGACGCCAACGGCGACCTGCGTGTGGAGGCCTCCGGGAAGAACGCGTTGCGACTCTCGGCGGGAGGTCCCGGCGGGTGCGTGCTGCTTTTCGGCGGAGAAGACGGCGCGGAGGGCGAATGATGCGTACCGACGCATTTCCGGCAAACGATGCGGCGGCATCCCTTTCGGGGATGCCGCCGCTCTTTTTGATGTCCGTGCGTGCCGCGTCCGGATGTCCGGTGATGCCGCGCTACCGGATCGGCCGGTCCTGCGGCATCGGCCAGCCGGCGAGCGTCGCGATGTAGGGGATGACGGCCGCGGCCATCTTGCACTGTCCCCGCAGGTTCGGGTGGTAGCCCGCGCCCAGGTCGTCGGTCTGGTCGTTGATCGGCGCCAGATGCGGTACGGCGTGCAGATTCGGGTCTCCGAGCGTCCGGATCGTCGCCCGCAGGTAGTCGTAGTAGGCGTCGCAGTTCTGTGGCACGACGTAGAGAATCGGCACGTCGCCGTAGCGGCGGCGCAGCAGGGCGTGCATTTCGCCGAACGAGGCGTCGAATTGCTCCCGGGAGGGCGTTCCCGTGCTGAAATCGTTGGTTCCGAGCTTGATTACCACGATGTCGGGCCGGTACTGCGCGAAGTCCCAGAGGGGCGTCTCCTCCATGTCGAAGGTGCGTGCGACACGTTCGCGCATGGTGCAGTCGGAGACCTCCTTCTCGTCGCCCCAGTTGCGTACGATTCCTTGCCCGGAGTGTGCGATGAGCGTGTAGTCTGCGTCGAAGTAGCGTGCGATGATGCAACCCCACGCCAGGTCGCAGTTCTCGGTCTCGGGCGTGAAGGGCTCCTTCGGGGATTTGCCCTCCGTGCCGTATCCGCAGGTGTGCGAGTCGCCGATGAATTCGATATGCCGGCCCGGGGCCTGGGGCGCATCGAGCAGGGGCCCGTCGGAACCGACAGCGAAGAGCGTCGTGCGTCCCTGCTCGCCCTCGGTTCGTTTCTGTACGAGTACGGTGTGCACACCGTGGGGGAGTCCTTCGGCCAGCACGATGGTCTTCGCCGGTCCCTCTGCAGTGACCTTTCCATGGGGTTTGCCGTCCACGAATACGTTGTAGTAATTCCGTTTCGAGTCCGCGGCCCGCATGGCGCACCGCGTACCCTCGAATCGGAACGAGAAGTAGGCCCCGCTCCAGTCGAACGAGAGCGCGCCGTCGTCGGAGCGTGCGGCGCGTCCCACGAATCGGATTTCCGGCGCTGTCGCCGGAGTGAATCGGAGCGTTTCCGCGGCGGCGGATTCGTGCGGCAGCGTCTCCCGGGCCTCCGGGAATCCGCCGGCGGCATTCCCGGTGAAGGCGCCGTTTTCCGCGAAGGCGGGACTTCCGCCGAAAGAACCCGCTGCGGTGTGGAACAGGGCGAGGAGCGCCGCGAGATACGTCCGTCGCATGACGCGTTATTTGATGTAGGGGCGGATCTTCTCGATCCAAATCCGGTAGCCGTCGGCCTTCAGGTGGATGCCGTCGAAGGTGTACTCCGCGGGCAGGATGCCGTCGCGCTGCATGTCGCTCCAGATGTCGATGTAGGTCAGCCCGCGGCGGGCGGCCATGTCGCGCAGCAGGGCGTTGAAGGCCGCGATGCGGGCGTTCTTGCCCTTGAAGAACTTCTCGTTCATCGCCTCGTTGAGCGGCAGCAGGCTCTGGATGTAGATCTTCGTGCGGGGCGATTCGCGGGCGATGATTCCGAGGAGCCGTTCGTACTGTTCGAGCAGCTTTTCGCCGGAGATTTTCGAGAACACGAGGTCGTTGGCTCCGCCCATGATGAAGATGGCGCGGGGCTGTCCCTCGACGATCGGGCCGATGCGGTGGATCATACCCGAGATGCAGTCGCCGCCGATGCCGCGGTTGAGCACGCGCTCTGTCTGGAAGTATTCCGACCAGAAGCCGCGTTCGGTCAGGCTGTTGCCCAGCATCACGATGTTCTTCCGCGTGACGGGGACCAGTTCTTCGACGTTGCGTTTCTGCGGGTAGTAGTCCTTGTTTACGGTCAGCGTATCGGGTTGCGCCGCGACGTTCGTCGCGGCGGCTGCGGCCAGCAGCAGGAGAAGCAGTTTTTTCATGGCGGGTCTATTTTTTCAGGTTTCCTTCGAAGTCGATCGCCCGGTCGAACGGATGCAGGGCCGCGTCGGTCATCCGGGCCGCCTCGCGCCGCGTGACGGGACCTTCCGCCCCGGCCGGGGTGTCGATCCGCCCGCCTGCGCGGCGCAGCAGCTCCGCGGCTGCGGAGGCGGTGAGCGGAGTCGGATCGTCCGTCGGGTCGATCTGCGGGGCGTAGTCGTGGAGCCCTTGCGTGAACTCGCCCACGGTGAGCGTGCGTTCGGGGTAGAACCACGAACGGTTGGCCCAGTGGTACGGTTCGCCGGTCATGCGCAGGATGCCCGTGGCGGCGATGCGCTGCAACAGTTCGAAGTCGGGATCGTCGGGCCGTACGTCGTACAGCGGGGCGATGTAGGCCTTTCGGGCGAGCAGCGCGCGCTGCACCTCGCGGACGGGCACTTCGCGCGGCGTCACCCCTTTCTTCACGGCCAGGGCCGCCAGCGTGCCGGCCGCCTGTCCGGTGAGCAGCACCACGGGCTGAAGGCGCGTCGAGCCGTTGATGAGGTTCGAGACCGAAATGGCCTTGTCCGAGACGACGAGGTTGTCGGTCCCGGCGGGGATCAGGGCCCCCAGCGGGACGCTGAACGACGGGACGGGCGGGAAGTCGATCTTCCCGAAGCCGGGATAGCAGGCGTGGTGGTGGTCTACGGGGTAGTCGCCGACGGAGATGCCCGTGCGGTAGAGCGCCGCCGGGCGGTCGTAACGGTCCGTGACGTCGTCGAGCGTCAGCCGTACCACGCCGTCCAGCCGGCGGCCTTCGCGGTGGTAGGGCAGGTAGGCCAGCCCGTCCTCGGTGTCGAACTCGTCGTCGGCGATGCCGAGGTTCCGGAAGCCCAGCTCGTGCTGGAGGTGGTAGATGAACCGGAGCGTCTTCTCGCGGGCGGGTTTCAGCGCCTCGATACGCTCCTCGTAGGGCATTTCGACGACGTTCGCGTAGTAGTCGTTGCCGTGCGTCGGCCAGTTTATCATGTACTTGCCGTTGGGCAGGCGTCCGTACTTGATCATGTAGGCCGGGTCCATGGGTTTCCCGCCTGCGGTGCAGCATCCCTCGAACTCCGCGGGATCGTATCCCTCGGGCCGGGGAATGGTCCTGTCGGCCCCTTCGCCGTAGTCCTTGAGGATCGCCACCACGGTCAGGTCCTGCACGATGTCGTTGGCCTGCTCGAACGCCTGCCGCTCGCCCGTGTCGGCGCGGGCGTCCATGCCCACGCGGTAGGCCGTGCCGCTGAGCGGCAGCGCTTCGCCCAGGTCGGTGGCGTCGATCGTGATGCGTGCCGCGACCTCCAGCCGTCCGCCCCTGTCGTCGGTGAAGCGGGCGCCGGTCACGGCGTCGCCCTCCCTGTACACCTCGACGAGGCGGTAGCCGTGGATCACTTCGAGCGTCGGTTCCGCCGCCGCTTTGGCCTTGAAGATGCTGTCGGCGACGCTCGGCTCGAACTGCGTGGCGCTCACCCAGCCCGTCCGGAGCGCCTCCGGGCCGCCGTAGTGGCTGCGCAGGGCCTCGCGGAACTCGTTCCAGAAGCCCGAGGGGAGGCCGTCGTTGCCGTCGATGGCCGATACGCCCTGCGCCGTGAGCATGCCGCCGAGCATGGGCGTCGGCTCCACGACGAGCGTCGAAACGCCTTCGCGGGCGGCGGCGATGGCCGCCGAAGTGCCCGAGGTCGTGCCGCCGATCACCAGCACGTCCACCGTGCGGCGGGTCGTGTCGGTGCAGGCGGAAAATCCGATGGAGGCGGCGAGCGCGAAGGCTGCCGCGAAGAGGGTGGTTTTCATGGGTCGTGTCGCCGGTGTTTTATTTGCATTGTTCGAGGATCTTCCATATCTGGAACAGACCTCTCGGTACGTGGAAGCACCCCTTCCATTTCCCTCCCTTCAGAGGCAGGAGGACCTCGCCTCGCCGGTTCAGGTATCCGAACCACTCGGGGAACTCGGGGTCCTTGAAGTGCTCCCACATGTATTGGTGCAGTTTTTCGAACCAGTCCAGGCATTTCTGGTTTCCTGTGAGCTGGTATCCCTTTATCATGGCTATCGCGGATTCGATGTGCACCCACCAGAGCTTCTGGTCCCACTCGAGCTGCTGCTGGGGATGTCCGAGGCGGTCCATGAAGTAGAATATTCCGCCGTACTGTTTGTCCCATCCGTATTCGATGGTCCGGAGCGCTATTTCTACGGCGCGCTGGATCAGTTCGGGGCGTCCGAGTCTTTTTCCGAGGTCCATTATGAACCACATCGCCTCGAGCGAGTGTCCCGGATTTATCGAGCGGCCCTCGAAGGAGTCCACCAGCGAGTTGTCCGAGGCGGAAAGGTTTTCGACGATGAGACCGAGGTCCTTCTGGTAGAATACGTCCATTACCTCGTGGAGGCATACGTCGATCGTCTCCTCGATGAGTTTGGGGTCTATGAGCTGTTCGATTTCGAGGGCGAGGTTGCAGAGGATCATCGGGAGCGCGAAATCCTTCATCGGTCGCGTTCCCGGGTGAGCCTTTGTCCACTTACCCTTTGGATTCGAGCGTTTTTCGAGTATCCGGTCGAATGTCTTCTTCGCGATCTGCGCGTATTCGTCGTTTCCGGACGCCATTGCCAGTTGTGCGAAAGCCATGGTGGCGAATGTGTAGGAGAAGATGTTGTAGGGGTCTATGATGGGCTTGCCCTCGCGCGTCAGGGAGAAGTACCAGTCGTATTTTCCGTCGTGTCCGTATTTCCGAAGGAACTCGCCGCCCTGGATGGCGCAGTCGAGCCACTCCTTGCGTTTTTCGACCTTGTTGCAGAGCATCGAGAAGAGCCACACCTCGCGGCCCTGGAGCCAGATGAACTTGTCGGTGTCGTATACGCTTCCGTCGCGGTCGAGGCAGGAGAAGTATCCGCCGTAGGTTTTGTCCTGGGAATGTTCGAGCCAGAAGGGCAGTACGCTGTCCATGAGTTCCGACCGGTATTGGTCGGCCAAATGTTGAAAATCCATATTGTTGCGGTTAAAAATTATCTGCGTTTTTCATTTGCTCTGCTGCCAGTAGCGTTCGATCTCCTCGAGCGAACGCCCCGTGGTTTCGGGCACGGCGCGCCACATGATGAGCATGTAGGGGACGCACATGGCCGCGAAGAGGAGGAAAGTGCCTCCGGGGGTCAGCGTCTCGAGCATCCAGGGGGTCAGCTGGCCGATCAGGTAGGTTCCGACCCAGAGCGAGAGCCCGGCGATCGACATGGCCAGTCCGCGGATGCGCGTGGGGTACATCTCGGAGAGCAGCACGAAGATCACGGCGCTGATCGACACGGCGCAGCAGAAGACGTAGGCCAGGAAGAAGACCAGCAGGAAGGTCGGGGAAAGCCCCCAGGCGGCTCCGGCGAGGAAGTAAACGCCGATGCAGAGCAGCGAGAGGATCATGCCCGACACGCCCCAATAGACCAGTTGTTTGCGGCCCACGCGGTCGATGATGACGAGCGCCAGGACGGTGGTCAGCATGTTCACCACGCCCACGAGCACTTGCGAGAAGAGCGAATCGCCGCTCGAAAGTCCCGCGTCCTCGAAGATCGTGGGGCCGTAGTAGAGCACGGCGTTCACGCCCATGAACTGCCCCAGCATGGCGATCGCTACGCCGATCAGAAGCGCCTTGCGCATTCCCGGCGACGTCAGCGCCCGCCATTCGGACTTCGGCGCCGCGGCTTCGGCGCTGCGGATCGAGGCGATCTCTCCGTCGGCCGCCTCCGACGAGCGGTAGATGCGTTGCAGTACGGCGTGCGCCCCCTCCGTGCGGTTGCGCAGGATCAGCCAGCGGGGACTTTCGGGGATGAAGAAGATCACCACGAAGAACAGCACGGCCGGCAGCGCGTTGCTGCCGAGCATGCCGCGCCACATCTCCGTGACCATGATCTGTTGCATCCACGGCGAGTCGTAGATCGCCGTTTCGGCCGCCCTGAGAATCTGGAAATTCACGAGGTAGGCCCCCAGGAAGCCGATGGTGATGGCCAGTTGGTAGAGCGAGACGAGCGTGCCGCGCCACCGGGCCACGGCCACTTCGGAAATGTACATGGGCGAGACGATCGACACCACGCCGATGCCGATGCCTCCGAGGATGCGGTAGATGACCAGTTGCGTGAAGTCGCCGCAGACGGCGCAGCCGATGCCCGAGGCCGTGAACAGCACGGCGGCGAGGAGCATGGTGAGCTTGCGGCCGAAGCGGTCGCTCAGGATGCCGGCCACGGCCACGCCGCCGATCGACCCGATCAGCGCGCAGCCGACGTACCAGCCCACCTGCATGGCGTTGAGCGCGAACTGCGTCTCGACGCTGGTGATCGTACCCGAAATGACGGCGGTGTCGTATCCGAACAGGATGCCGCCGATGGCCGCCACGACCGACAGGAACGCGACGTAGCCCGTATTGGTGCGTGTCTCCATGGGTCAGCGGATGTTGAAGTATTCCTTGTAGCGGTCGTAGAGGTGTCCGGCTTGCAGGTAGGCCGACTGGGGCGACATGAAGTGCGAGAACTCGAAGGTGATGGCCTTGTCGTATCCGGCGCGTTTGGCCGCCTCGAGCTTCATGCGCAGCTTGTCGAACTTGATGGGCAGGAACTTGATGGGCATGTCGCGGTCGAACGACTCGGCGTTCGTCCAGCACTGCATGCCGTATTTGTCGGCGAGCTTCTTGTTCACCGTGAAGAAGGCGTCCAGCTCGTCGTAGTCGATATGCCCGTCCTGGAAGGCGCAGGCGTCCACCACGTCGTGGATGCCGTCGAAAATCTCGTCCCACTCGCGTTCGTGCTGCTCGACCGAAACGGCCTGCTCCTTGGTCAGCTTGCTGCCGCTGGCCATGACGGCCTTCTTGCCGTCGATCCACGGGGAGATGAAGGTGGGCAGCCCGCCCGAAACCTCCTTGCACTGCTTGCCCATCGCATGGAAGGCGCTGATGGCCCCCTTCGTGGCGCGGCTGATCTCGCCGCTGATATACCAGCCGCCGAAACTCTTGTAGCGCCGTCCGTACATGTTCCACACCTCGTCGATCACGTACTTGTTGTGCTCGACCTCGTACGTCATGTCGTGCGTGTCCCAGTACTTGCCCGAGTCGTAGAGGCCGAAATAGAACTTCATGCCGTATTTTTCGGCCAGCCGCAGGAAGAGGTCGATCAGATCGACCGACGGCATGTAGCACCCCTGTTTGAGCAGATAGGGCGAGGGGTAGGTGATGAATTTGCGGTATCCCGAACGGATGACGATCACCGTGTCGATGCCGATGGCCTTCATGTGGCGGAAATCGGCCTCCCATTCCTTCGCGCCCCAGTTCTGGTGGGGAATGTCGTGCGAGATTTCGTCGAGGAACGTGCCCGTGATGCGGAGCCCGCCCTCTTTGGGGACGATCAGGTTGCCTGCGCCTTGGGTCGCAGCCGTCTGTGACAGAGCGGATTCGGCTTTCGTGGCGGCTTGGAGCAGTTCGGGTGCGACGATGGCCGAGGTGGCGGCTACGGCGACTTTTTTAAGAAAATTTCTTCGGTTCGACATTTCCATACAAAACTGTATTTCGAGGCGTTCTCGGGTTAGTGGCTAAATTTGTTTATATACCCTGCAAATATAATAAATATATTTACAATGAAATAATAAAGTAGTATTATTTTGTATTATGAGAAAATTTTTTTGTTCTCCGGACGGGAACGACCGCCGCCGGGAACGGAAAACGCCGGCCCTTCATGCGAAGGGCCGGCGTGCGGACGGAGGCGTCGCGGGCGGTGTCAGAAGGAGATACCCACGCGGACGCCGAAGTTGTTGAGGTTATTGACCGAATAGACCAGCAGGTCGCCGCTGTTGGTCGCATAGCTGTAATAGAGCGATACGTGGAAACCGAGCCGGTAGCCGGGGTCGGGGAAGATGCTCACGCCGATTTCGGGCGAGAGGTAGAATCCCCACGTGTCGGTGTACTGTTTGACGACGTAGTAATACGAGGACATTTCGGCGTAGCTGGCGCCCAGCTTCAGTCCGGCATACGGCTGGAAGATGCTGTCCTTTAACCAGTTGTAACGGGACGCGATGCCGAAAGGCAGTTGGAACAGCGCGTGCTTCTGGTTGGTCGTCAACGAGTTGCCGCTGCCGAGCGTGATCGTCTGGCGCGGGATCTTCTCCAGGTTGGTCTGGTAGGAGATGAACGGGCCGACGGTGACGGCCGGGGTGACGAAGTAGCCGCCTTCGAAATTCATGCCCCAGCCCGAGGCTTTGTCGGCGAAGCTGCCGCCGAGGGGTACGCCCGCCTGCCAATCGACATTGATATAGGTGTTCGGGAATATTTGCGCCTTGCCCGGGAGGGCCGCGAAGGCCGTAACGGCGCAGAGGGCGATGGTCTTGAGGTATTTCGCTGTTTTCATAATCGGATGAATTTTCGGATTTCGGACTATTTTGCCAGATAGGGGGATTGCACGAAGGCCTGTTCTACGGCGTCGAGCGTGCGTTGCAGGTTGAGGGCCGCGTCGGGGGTCAGCAGGCCGCCGATGAAGCTGTCCCAGACGACGGGCAGTTTCTTGCCGCTTTGCCGGTCGGCCTCCAGATCGACCATTTCCATGAGCAGCGATCCGGCCGTGTAGCCGTAGTAAACGCTGTAGGGGTAGTGCCATCCGGCCCAGTCGCCCCAGTATCCGGGCGTCCAGTAGTAGGGGTAGTACCACCACCAGTAGGGGTCGTTGTACCCCACGAAGTAGGTCACCTTCTCCACGTAGCTCAACTGAAGGCCGACGTCGGCCGTCTCCTTGTCGTCGGTGCGCGTGTAGCCGGCTTCCTCCATGCGGTCGGCCACCGTGCCGACGATTTGCAGGGCGTCGGCGTCCTTCCAGTATTCGGTCCGGTCGCTGTTGCCGATGATGAGGATGCTGTCGGGCAGGTAATAGGTGTCGATGGCGGCGAAGTCCGTCCCGGTGTCGCGGGCGGTATAGACCAGATAATCCCTGTGGAGATCCGATGTCGAGGGCTCTTTCTGGCAGGAGCAGAACGCGATTGCCGCGAGTGCGATTGCCGAGTAGCGTAAATTTTTGACGATCATGTTGTTTGATTTTTGTTGGTTTACTGTCGTTTCGGTCGCTTCAAATTCTGTTCCCCGATGGCGTGGAATCGGACTTTGCGCCCGTTTTGCGTATAAAGAGATGATTTTCAGATATTAAATCCGGCCTTCGCGGGCTGTGCCTTGTCTTCGCGGGGCCGTATCCTCTCGCATGGCGGCAGGAACTTCGCCGCAGCGTCCCTCGCGGGCGGGATTCATCCTGCAAACGGAAAAAGCCCGCAAGATATTGCGGGCTTCCGTATGGTTCGGTTCGGGACGGGTTACCGGTACCGGTGCGAGATGAGCGTCATGAACTCCTCGCGGGTGCGCTGGCTCGAGAGGAAGACGCCCGTGAAGGCCGAGGTCGTGGTGGCCGACTGCTGTTTCTCGATGCCGCGCATCTGCATGCACATGTGGCTGGCCTCGATCACCACGGCCACGCCCATCGGGTCGAGCGCCTCCTGGATGCAGTCGCGTATCTGCACCGTCAGCCGCTCCTGCACCTGCAGGCGGCGGGCGAAGCACTCCACGACGCGGGCGATCTTCGAGAGGCCCGTGATGCGGCCGTTGGGGATGTAGGCCACGTGCGCCTTGCCGTAGAAGGGCAGCATGTGGTGTTCGCAGAGCGAGTAGAGCTCGATGTCCTTGACGAGCACCATCTGCCGGTACTCCTCGCGGAAGGTGGCCGAGCGGATGATCTCGAGCGGGTCTTCGTCGTATCCCTTCGTGAGGAACGCCATCGCCTTGGCCACCCGTTCGGGCGTCTTGAGCAGCCCTTCGCGGGCGGGGTCTTCGCCCAGCAGCCGCAGGATTTCGGCGTAGTGGTGCTTGAGGGCTTCGACTCTGCCGGCGTCGAAACGCTCCTCCTTCGTGTAGTTTCTGCCTTCCATAGTGCGGCAAAGATACCCTATTTCCCGATGGAATGCAAATAGTCGGCGAGTTTCCGCACGGCGCGGGCGCGGTGCGAGACGGCGTTTTTCTCCTCGGTGGTCATCTCCGCGAAGGTGCGGTCGTAGCCGTCGGGCACGAACAGCGGGTCGAATCCGAACCCTTCGTGTCCGGTTTCGCGGTCGATGATGCGTCCTTCGACGATTCCTTCGAAGAGGCGCTTCTCGCCGCCGAGGATCAGCGAAATGACCGTGCGGAAACGTGCCCGGCGGTTCGCGACGCCCTCCAGGTTGCGGAGCAGCAGGCGGTTGTTCGCGGCGAAGTCGTGCCCGTCGGTGGCGTAGCGGGCCGAATGGACGCCCGGCGCGCCGCCGAGCGCCTCGACCTCGAGGCCCGTGTCGTCGGCGAAGCAGTCGCACCCGGTGCGGTCGTGGAGGTAGTGCGCCTTCTGCGAAGCGTTGCCTTCGAGGGTTTCCTGCTCTTCGGGAATCTCCTCCGTGACGCCGCATTCGCGCGGCGTCACGAGCGTGAAGCCGTCGCCCAGAACGGCCTGCACCTCCTTGAGCTTGTGTGCGTTGTTGGTTGCAAAGATGATCTTCATATCGGTTTTTCTAACTGATTTTTCCGGAAGTCGTCACGCCGTAGCGCAGGGCGAAGAGCCGCTCCAGTTCCTGCCCGGCGCGGGCATATTCGCCGCGCCGGTATTCGGCGGCGATGCGGCCGCCGTCCGTGAGGCGGATGTCGTCGCAGACGGGTTCGAGCGCCGGAAGCAGGCGCGACGCGACGAGCACCGTGGCTCCTTCGGCCTGCCGCCGCAGGATGAGCCGCTGGGCGGCTTCGAGGCTCTCCGCGTCGAGGCCGTCGAACGGTTCGTCGAGCAGCAGGACGGGTTTGCGTTGCATGAGCGTCGCCGCGAGGGCCGTCTTCCGCTGTACGGCGGCCGGCAGCGCGGTCAACTGCCGGTCGGGAGGAAGCCCCAGCAGCCGGATGCAGGTTTCGGGGTCGGAACCCGGATGGCGGCGGGCCGTGAGGTCGAGCAGGTCGCGGACCGTCAGACCGTCGAAGAAGCGTATCCTGCGCTCCAGATAGGCGGTCTCGCTCCGCCGCAGGGGACGTCCGAAGCGGGTGACGCCGCCCGCGTCCGGGCGGACGAGCCCGAAAAGGGCGTCGAACAGCGCCGTCCACACCGCGTCGTCCGTGCCGGAAAACCCGTGCACGGCCCCTTCGGCCAGGTGCATGGTCACGCCGTCGGACAGCGTGCGGCCGTCGCGGCGGACGGAGAGCGAGTCAATCGTAATCATAGAGGTAGCGGTCGAGGTTGCTTTCGGCCCGCACGGCGTAGCTCACCGTGAGGCAGAGCGTCACGGGGAGGAACACCGGGACGAGGAATCCGGCGAATCCCAGCCGGGTGGCCGCGGGGAGCGGCGTCTCGGGGATAGCCGGATCGTAACGGGCGTATTTGGCCAGTACGGCATAGGCCAGCAGCAGGGCGGCGAACGGCAGCCAGAGCGCCGCCAGCCAGGCGGTCCGGGGATGGAGCGCGGCGGTCAGCGCGGCCGCCGGGAGCGCGGCGAGGAAGTAGTTGCGCCATGCCGTGCCGATTTTGCGCACCAGCAGCCGCGCGCCGCTGCATTCGCAGAGCAGCAGGAGCGGCAACGGTTCGTTGCGGGCGTACAGTCCGGCGCAGAGCAGCGCCGCGGCCGCGAGCGCCGGAAATCCGGCATAGGGCACGAAGGCGCAGCCGATCGTCGCGGCGGGCAGCGCCGCGGCGAGGCCGGGATGTCTGCGGACGCCTGCCGTCCACTCCGGGGAGTAGCCGAGCAGGGCCGTGCGGAGCCATCGCAGTCGGAGGGGCTTCATCGTCACTTCACTGCTTCGAGTTGTTCGAGCCGGTCGTCGAGGTCGATCTTGTCGATGATCGTCTTC from Alistipes dispar carries:
- a CDS encoding ATP-binding cassette domain-containing protein, which encodes MITIDSLSVRRDGRTLSDGVTMHLAEGAVHGFSGTDDAVWTALFDALFGLVRPDAGGVTRFGRPLRRSETAYLERRIRFFDGLTVRDLLDLTARRHPGSDPETCIRLLGLPPDRQLTALPAAVQRKTALAATLMQRKPVLLLDEPFDGLDAESLEAAQRLILRRQAEGATVLVASRLLPALEPVCDDIRLTDGGRIAAEYRRGEYARAGQELERLFALRYGVTTSGKIS